From Triticum aestivum cultivar Chinese Spring chromosome 7B, IWGSC CS RefSeq v2.1, whole genome shotgun sequence:
AAGGCAAATCAGAAAGTGGACAGTGCTTCAAGTGTGTTATGAAGAAAGTCAAGGAGAAGGAAGTACATGAGTAGCTGGAAGGTGGGATCAAAGATGTGAAACACCTGGAGAAAAAGACGGTGGACAAGGCAGCTACTGTCATACCTAAACGAAGGTTGGATTGATTTTTTCATTCATGAACTTTTCTCGAGTTTGTgaatatattttttgaattcatgaacttttcctgACTTCGGAATACTTTttataattcatgaacattttttgaattcatgaacattttccaaaCTTGCGAACATTTCTTTTATAAATTCGTGAGCATTTTGAATTCACATTTTTTCTGTATTCATGATTTTTTCAACTTAAAATTAGGACAACGCTAATGCACATGTGTTGTGGGAGTTAAACCTGCCCACACACCCTATAACACACAGACTGCGccacgtcaccgcatgcatgcatgtgagaatctttttggatttcctgcttttaaaatattttatctcttaaatgaaaaatcagattgaagatccgttttcaccattaaatctcgcgcgacgagatctttgaaactagatctcatatcaatatatttcgatgaATTTTTTTGGGTTAAAAGTTACCATGtatattgcacatgaattgccatgatgtttacactgaagttgccatgatgtgttttagctattttcttctatatttaaaagtaaattttcaCACATTATAAaatggggaattaagaaactagacttgccatgaaccataaactaaaattatcatgatacatgcacttaaaattgacATGGTTCATACAAAGAATAATTTTCATGGTTAAAGTACTGGAATTGTcatcatcaaaaaactaaaattgccatgctctacaaactaaaattgccacatgacaactttagtttaagcaccatggcaactacagtgtaaacatcatggcaacttttgagAAAAAAAgttgtcgaaacatatcaacatggggtctagttttaagatctcgtcgagacggatttaatagTGAAAACTGATTTTTAATTCGATTTTTTAATTAAAAGGTAAAACagttttaagccgaaaaccaaaaaaattccTGCTGGTGTCATCTGTTCATATGTAGTAAAATGAGTGATGATGAAGGCATGCGGATGATGTGCAAGATGTCACACGTGTGGGAGTTAGTTTTTTCGTAAAATTAAACAGAccgaaatttaaaaaaaaaaacagGCGTGAGCTTTTGTCGCTAGCTTTGACTGTGCttgctgggccaggcccatgtggTGCAGGCGACGCGAGCGACCTGCCGCTACCGATCCAAGGACGCCACGGCCCATCCATCTACCTACCATTGCCCATCGGGCAGACGCGGCGAGGCGCACGTCGAAGCGTGGACGGCGACGCCTAGGGAAGCGCGGGCGACGCGGACTCGGCCGGTGGATCCATCGTCCGTGGATGGGGACCCGTGCGAGTCAGCCGAGGAGAAGAGCATTTTGCCTCGTTGAACACGTTTACCGCGTCGAAACCCGAGCAAAATCCAATAATCCATCACCGTCAAATCATCATCGTCCGCCACTTCTCCGGTCACCAGCCGTGGCCGCCCTACCGAACCGGTCGGGCCGGACCAACGCGGACCAGGCTGGGAGACCACCACCAGTCACCAGACCAGGGTGGCATTTTTTTGGCATGCATATTGCATTGGATTCCTTTCTCTTTTTTGCGACTTCATTCGATTGCATTTTGTAACAAATAGATTTCCCGCAAAAATAAAATTAAATAGATTTCGCTCCGCGTAACCGCACTGCTCCATATTCCGGCTGTTCAACAATATTCTGCGACACGTCTAGGACTTGCGAAACATTTGCAAACAAGCCCACGAAAGAGAAAGAATAGCAGATACACCGCGCCATGCGTAGAACCGAGGGCTGTTTCACAAAATCAACAAACGAAAAGGGGGAACAAACACGAAGCACGGAAGCAGTTGCTAGTTTTCTTCCCAAACACGTTCTCCTCTTCCGCTTTCCCCCATGGGTCCTCggcgtcttcttcttctccacGCCTCGGCATCCTCCTGACCTCCTCCGCCTCCCACCGTCTCCCCCACCTTTCCCAAATTAGCACCGCCCCCGCCTCCAATCCCACCACCGCCACCCTCCCTCAAACCAAGCCGAGCCGCCCGAATCCGGCACCGCCCGCCCGCTTATAGCCCGGCCTGACCGCCCCGCACCGACCCCGCGCCCCGCTCGCCCCCGCGCCCCGCTCgcccccctcctcgtccgcctcctccgcCCACGCGCCCCCGTCTCCTCCGGTCGACGCCTCGCGCGGGGGGGAGGAGATGGCCGCAGCGGCCGCCGCGGCGTGCAGGCGAGGCATGCTCCTGcacaaccaccaccaccagtggCCGACGCGGcgggccggccccgccgccgcccgcagcatCTCGCAGCTCGTCAAGACCAACGGCCGCCGCGCCTTCCTCGTCGACACCCTCGCCCTGGTAACTCACTCGTCCGCTACGCTTACTAGTTACTACCATCTGCCTGCAAAATGGCCGCTGTCTATGGGAATTGGCGCCCTggatgtgctcgacgaaatgcaaTGCTGAGATCGCGTGCGCGCGTCGGTGATCGTGTCGTTCGCAGGTGAGGAAGCTGGAGTCGCAGGGCGTCCCGACCAAGCAGGCGGAGGCCATCACATCCGCCATCACGGAGGTCCTCAACGACAGCCTCGAGAGCATCTCCGAGTCCTTCGTCTCCAAGGCCGAGATGCAGAAGGTAACGCCAGTCACCTTCTGACTGTATTTCTGGTGGGGATGGACAGCTTACTTATCTGTTTCCTGCTTTTGATTTGCCGTGTGCAGAGTGAGATGCTGCAGGAGGCCAATATCTCCAAGTTCAAGTCACAAGTGCAGAGCTCGCAGGTATGGTTGGAACCAAACTGTTAGTTCGATGACCACTGACGTTTGTAGAAGCTGTTGTTCTTATGGCTGTTGGCTGCCTTTCTGTTGAACTTCATCATATAGCTTTGATATAGCTTCTACAATTTCTACTTGCCATTGTTTCTCACTTGGTTATTCTGCATTATTCCATTTTGTGATTGTCTGTTGGTACCTTCAAGATGTAGCCCCCATTTGGCTTATAAGCGTTTTATTTGTGCAAATAGCTTGGTTTGTATGTGATTAGGACTTCATCATTAGCTTGTACAAGTTCTACTTACCATTGTTCTCTCTGGGTTATCCTGCATTACTTCATCTCGTGATTGTATGTTGGTAATTGGAAGAAGTAGCCCTCACTTGGCTTATAATGATTGGTTTGTGCAAATAGTTGGCATGTATTTCCTCCGTTTGGAATTAACTGTCGctgaaatgagtgaatctacacactgAAACACGTCTAGATACACTCATTTCAGCGACAGTTAATTCCAAacggaggtactccctccgttctgaattacttgtcgcacgtatggatgtatctagatgtattttgattctagatacatccatttcagcgacgagtaatttggaacggagggagtagtaattaggGGTTGGGGTCACCGTTTGCTCCAATGCACAATCATTCTGTGCTATTTGATCTTAATAGACCCATTAGGTTACTGTTGTTGGCACTTGAGAGTTTTGGACTCCCCTTGTTGTAGAAGCGTCTAATCTGGCATTACTGGCTTGTTTCGTGTCCTTCACATGTacattttatttttcttgtttaatGTTATCTACTACATAGTCTGCCATAATTTGTTTTTTCATTAACATCTCACCTTGTATTTTGAAGTGAGATTAGTAGTTTTTTTTAGCTCTTACCATGGAGCACATGTATTCACAATTTCACACGCTCTATCCTGTTGTTTCACCTAAAGGATTATTTGGTTCACATTAATTTTTTTTTTCTGATAAAGTTATGTTTGAACCTGCAAATGCTACCAAATCTCTAAACAATCTTCAACACAATATAaggattattttatttttattctttaggCAAAGTTTATTAACTTGAATTTCTGCCATTTGGTATTCAAATGTACAGTATTTCCAATATGTAGTGTTCTTGATTCTGGAAAGTATGCTGATTAGTGATTAAGTATTTCCATGGCAATGAACTCTCGATTCAGCTAATTAGCCAATATTGCGGAGACAGAACTGAGACTCTCCATTCCGCTAATAAGTCACTCTTTAGAGATGTTTTCGTACTCACCCCACAGCGTTGGATATGTTGATCCGTAGATTTGAAAGGATTATTTTGATCTTTATCTTTTAGCCAAAGTTTAGCTATCTGCATATCTGCCATTTAGTACTCAAATATATACTATTTCCAGTCTTTAGTGTTCTTGATTCTTGAAAGTATGATCAAGGTTTTTGAGTCGCCGAGTCAAGCCAAGTCGCCGAGGCTGCGGCTAGTGGCTTGCTGGCTTGAGTCAGCGACTTGGCTTGATTAGTCGCCCCAAGTCGCCATGGCATAACAGTACATAGAGCAGCAGAGCACATAGATATACAGCAGCAGCAGAGCACATATACAGCAGAGAAAATGTACTACATCTAAGCAGAGCACATATAGAGCCCACCCTGCGCTATCTTTCATATACTACATCTAAGCAGAGCACATATAGAGCCCACCCTGCGCTCTCTTTCCTTCGGTCCTCCTCCTTCCCCAGTTCCCACATGATGacatatatagcagcagcaagCCACGCGAGCCAGCGAGCCAGCCAGTCGCGCGACTAATCGCACCAAGTCGCCGGCGAGCCACGCGAGTCGCGCGACTTGCTCCCTGAGTCAAGTCGCCTGCGCGAGCCAGCCATGCCGCGACGACTTGGCGATTAGTCGGCGACTCAAAAACAGAGAGTATGATGATTAGTGATTAATATTTCCATGGCAATTAACTCTTGTTCAGCTAATAACCAATGTTACGGGGCACAACTGAGACTCTCCACTGAACTCATGAACTCTCATTCTGCTAATAAGTCACTCCTTAGAGATGTTTTCGTGCTCACTCCACGGTGTTGGTACGTTGATCAGTAGATTTGAAAGGAaagaagaaaaacatagcttaTTCAGCGAATAAATTAAAAGTGCTGTCTGGATGTTACTGCTGTGTGACTTTCAGTTTTGTTTTGCTTTTCACAATGCTTGCAATGGAAATGCTCAGCATTGTAGAAACATGTGTACATGCCAAAAAGACTTGACCAAAAGGCTAACTAAAGATCATTGGTGCTTGCAATGGAAATG
This genomic window contains:
- the LOC123156896 gene encoding protein FMP32, mitochondrial gives rise to the protein MAAAAAAACRRGMLLHNHHHQWPTRRAGPAAARSISQLVKTNGRRAFLVDTLALVRKLESQGVPTKQAEAITSAITEVLNDSLESISESFVSKAEMQKSEMLQEANISKFKSQVQSSQENHFSLLQRETEKLRGDIDKMRSELKYEIDKVTAGQRLDLNLERGRIRDELAKQNEETTDLTTKLDKEIHSLKAQLEAAKYDVIKYCIGTIVSISAVGLAVLRIVM